agagagagagtgagttaaaAGCAGCGGAAATAAAATTTCTAAGATCTGTGAAAAGATGTTCTAAAGAAGACCGATTTATAAATAAAGAGACCAGAGAAGTGTTGGAAATATGCAACCTAAATGATAAAATACAGCTTCATAAAAAGTGGAAAGATTATCTGGACCATATGAGTGAAAGAAACTGCCAAAAATTGCAAGTAGGTATAAACCAGTCGGAGAAAGGAGCGTGGGAAGCCCAAGGAAAGATAAGAATAAATTATGTGAAACCAGGATAGGTTACGAAGGCCTGATCCTTGTtgggaagaagaagagaagaagaaaacgcTGAGAAAGGAGACTTACGTTCAGTACTCTTCCGCCCAGTGATTGAGAAGCTGTCATCAACATATCCAatattcttcaactgaaccatcaACTGCATGAAGTCCTTCCTAATGACGCCAGTCTTTTCTCGATGTTTGACTGTGTCATCAACGACGCGTGTAAAGTACTCTGTGATGTCCTTTGGTGTGAAGGGTATTGGCAGCAGGTTGCGCAGTTTGGGATTAGAGAATCCCAGAGCCTGAGTCAGGTAAGAGCGGACAGATGGCTTGAAAAAGCGCCGTCCCCACTGGCGGAACTCCGCCTCGGGGTTGTGCTGGCTGTCAACGTCGATGCCGAAGGCGCAGGAAGCAATGACGTCGGTGGAGTAGCGGGCAATCAGCTCGCGGACTTCCACAACACTGCCCGCAGGTGTGACGTCAGCCAGAACCCGCGCGCATTCGAGCACTATGCCGAACATGGCGCGCATTTTTCCCGATGTGAACGTGGGCGTCAGCTTCTGGCGCAGACCCTTCCACTTGGTTCCTCCGAGGAAGAAGAGGTGCGCCGTCAAGTGATCTGTCTCCTCGTCTACATAGATGCCCCGGTCGGGAAAGTAGTTGAAATCCTTTACTATGATCGTTTTGATCAGCTCTGGATCCCTCACAACAAGAAGAGGGTTGTTTAATGAGTAAATACCCACGACGTCCTTCCCTTCTGTTTCAAAATAAACGTCTTTCATATCTTCACCCGGACATTTCCTCATTAGTGTCGTGTTCCAGCCATTTCCTAGTGGAAAAGACGGCTCCAAGTATGGCAGACCCTTCTTTTTCCAGTAGGTGTAATTGATTTTGAAGGTAACGTACAGTACCGCAAAAACTGTCGACAGTACAGCCaacatttcagtcacccatgaatCGAAGAAGATAGCCATTTTGGTTCCTATGGAGAAGAAAAAATGGATTAGAACATTAATATGATTGGATTATATGCAttacaatatttactatttacaTGACTTTGTGTTGCTCAAGCAACTGACCGCCACAACTATGTAAAATAGTAAAGCTGACTGTTAACTGTATTTCAGTGACTGTATTAGTTTATTGGTTTACATTCagaatctatataaataaaaatgtaaatgtttgttattcCAGAATAGTGTATCCCCAAAAGTTCTATACCGATTGCaaagaaattttgacacaacgttgctttCAAATACAGAAGTGTTTCTGGGTACCTATTTCTTTAATATATGACATACAATAATGGTGTATCTTTGTGAGACTTTTTGTAAAAATGCATTCCTGTTATTAAATTTACATACGTTTATATACATACTTTGCGACAGTGAAAACTGAAAATAATGCAGTGGATCTCAATCTCTTCTTGCACAGTCTGATGGGTATAATTTTTCTAAAAGTAGTATCGAAAATCCGTCATTCAATGAGCGTTAGAACAGCTTAGTTTTCTACATTCATAtacgcgcatatatatatatatatatatatatatatatatatatatatatatatatatatatatacatgtataaaTATTATCttatgaaattatttcgttaatCACAGTATAAACTCTCGGGTAATGACTTGGAAATGAACAAATCCGTTCGAACTAGTCACAATTAACTTACACGTTAATGTGTCTAAGCAAGTTAATGAAATGGTAAGACTAAATAAATGTTGCTAATCCTTCTGCCAACCCATTGTGGGAATTCCATATCAGCAGCGTTCTCTTGTTAAAGAGAGCCACATGTACCAGCACTACTCTGTTTCAGAGAGATTTTCTTTTCGGCCATcttacataataaatttcctatTCAGGATATTTCTTTTAACTTTACCGTTTTGCATTCACTTATTATTATATTTGTCTAGTCAACATTCATTTTCTGATATTTTTTACCTCCTTTATGCTATTCTTTGTCACGTAGGCAGCCCATTGTGTTAAAACGTTCTGAATCATCCTTTTTTATTACTTCAAGGTTTATGTAATTTGTGAACTTAAGCACTGGCATTTTTTTACGTAGCACTGTTATTCCTGGTCTGAAATATTACTTTTACTGTCTCAATTATTTCTTCAAATAAGAATATTCCTCCTTTATTACCTTCCTTTTTATATTCTTTATTTAGCGTAGCGTTTTCCCATGGATCTGTTACTCCATCCTGTCCTTCTTAGAATTTAGAAGATATTACAATGCCTGATACCTTTTATGGATCGACAGTTACAAAgaagttcttttatttttcttcattacaTTTTCCATTAAGAAGCGCAACATTAGAATTGCTTCCGCGGTGCCACTACCTTTTTGCAAAGCAAAAACGTATCAGAATTTTGCGTGTGGAAAACCCTCCAAGTTCCGCACATAAACTTACTACAAATTTTGTCGCAAATGCCGCTGGCATCTGCATTAAAACAGCATAGAAAAACCTCTGTTCTGCAATATGGATAACTGCGTTATGACGTAAATAAACTGCTCGGGGTTGCCGTCGGATCGTACTGTGTAAAACGCACGACATTTCATTGATGCAACAGCTCGACATATTCTGGTCGTTGTTGCTGCAACTACCACCGTCTGAAGATGTCGAGCTGTTGCATCGACgaaatattgtgcgatttactCAATGCGATCGGGCGGGAAACCCGAGCAGTGTATTTGCAACAGATTCGTCTGGAAAGAACGAAAAGTCACATCTGTATTGTGATCTTCGTGATAGAGGGTACTTACGTAGTTTCACTAATTTCCTTAACTTCCGTACATCTATGCCTGCATTTTATTTCTGCTCAAAGAGAGATTGTACATTGCTCTGTTAAAGACTGttaaactgttattattattattattattattattattattattattattattgtgtataTTATTAAGTTTACATTACGTATTCAAGTTTACAGCGAGAAAGTAGTGTAACACTCAATTtctcttggtacgttaatcttctcATCAATTCCGTAGCTATTGCTGCCATTCTCTTTTATAGCGTACTATCTGTTTACGCCTCACATCACACTTGAAATAGTCTCAGATCTTCGTGTACGCTTTTTAGTGGCGACTGAGACAATGTCTGAGTCAGTGCCAAAGAGGGCTGCACCAACTCCATTGAAAGCTGCACGTAACTGTGAAGAACGTttgcatctagatctacatctacatctgcgctcCTTAAGCCACCTTATGATGTGTGTTGAAGTGTACCTCTATTATTTTACCCCTTGCCTGATGTGCttaggaagaacgactgtcgataaAGTTCTGTGTGAGTTCTGATTTTACTGACTTTTTTCGTCTTGGCTGTTACGCCAGACATATATGGGAGGAAGGAGTATGTTGTCCATCTCTTCTCCGAATGTTCGCTCTCTGAATATCCACCGTAGCCTACTCCGTAATACAGAACACCTCTATTGTAGTGACTGCCACTGGAGATTGTCGAGGATCTGCTAAACGACTTCACGCTTGCTAATCGATTACATGACGGAAGGCGGCACTCTTCATTGGATCTACTCTGGTTCTTCTGTTAAGTCTCTTTGGCAAGAAAGACGCCAAACTGATGAAAAATACCCAGTACCGAAACAGCATTTCTTTCACGTCGAGTGTCTCTTCTCTTGCATCTATGCTTTTATGAGTCACAAATAATAACAGCATATACGTGTACACGTTTTTCCATAATAATCGTTCAGTTAAATTCTGTTTGAGAAAGCACAAGCTCTTACACATATGTGTTACttgatggttctgttttcagcTGAAATGCAATGaattgagcgtatggcattgttggccgggaggccccatttgggagagttcggccaccgtattgcaagtcctcttcagttgacgccacatcggcgacttgcgagtcaatgatgatgaagtacacacaacacccagtctcctgccgggaat
The genomic region above belongs to Schistocerca serialis cubense isolate TAMUIC-IGC-003099 chromosome 6, iqSchSeri2.2, whole genome shotgun sequence and contains:
- the LOC126483727 gene encoding cytochrome P450 6k1-like; this encodes MAIFFDSWVTEMLAVLSTVFAVLYVTFKINYTYWKKKGLPYLEPSFPLGNGWNTTLMRKCPGEDMKDVYFETEGKDVVGIYSLNNPLLVVRDPELIKTIIVKDFNYFPDRGIYVDEETDHLTAHLFFLGGTKWKGLRQKLTPTFTSGKMRAMFGIVLECARVLADVTPAGSVVEVRELIARYSTDVIASCAFGIDVDSQHNPEAEFRQWGRRFFKPSVRSYLTQALGFSNPKLRNLLPIPFTPKDITEYFTRVVDDTVKHREKTGVIRKDFMQLMVQLKNIGYVDDSFSITGRKSTEQASKRLTTKEVAAQAWVFFLAGFETSSTTVSFCLYELARHPDIQEKAQEEIDDVLKKNNGDVTYDIIMTQMPYLEKVVNETLRMYPPVPVLNREVVQDYKLPGYDCVLEKGTKVLIPVMGLHYDRKFFRNPEKFDPEHFSEEQKASRHPYSYLPFGEGPRICIGMRFGLMQVKVALVHLLSKFDFLPVGDKSKLRMAPNNILLTPIGGIDLRVERRRMAAC